Proteins found in one Pseudopipra pipra isolate bDixPip1 chromosome 19, bDixPip1.hap1, whole genome shotgun sequence genomic segment:
- the RAB11FIP4 gene encoding rab11 family-interacting protein 4 isoform X3: protein MTLAQQEVHHESDMDSAIESAQSSEASDVCQDKDGVLGGLFLPGDKSSPHNPSAASDLSTYSTASLISNEEQFEDYGEGDDVDFTPSSPCPDDETRTNAYSDLGSSVSSSAGQTPRKMRHVYNSELLDVYCSQCCKKINLLNDLEARLKNLKANSPNRKISSTAFGRQLFHNSNFSSSNGSTEDLFRDSIDSCDNDITEKVTYLEKKVTELENDSLTNGDLKSKLKQENTQLVHRVHELEELLKDQETSAEQTLEDEIKRHREAYSKYEKEKGTEIELLNTRVQQLEEENGDLKSTVTRLKSQTERLDEERQRMSDRLEDTSLRLKDEMDLYKRMMDKLRQNRLEFNKEREATQELIEDLRKELEHLQLYKLECERPGRGRSSSSSVSEFNAKTREVEMEHEIKRLKQENQKLRDQNDDLNGQILSLSLYEAKNLFATQTKAQSLAAEIDSASRDELMEALKEQEEINYRLRQYMDKIILAILDHNPSILEIKN, encoded by the exons ATGACTCTGGCCCAGCAGGAGGTTCACCATGAGTCTGACATGGACAGTGCCATCGAGAGTGCCCAGAGCTCGGAGGCCTCTGACGTCTGCCAGGACAAGGACGGTGTCCTGGGGGGCCTCTTCCTGCCCGGGGACAA GTCAAGTCCTCACAACCCTTCTGCAGCATCTGACCTCTCCACTTACTCTACCGCCTCTCTGATCAGTAATGAAGAACAGTTTGAAGATTATGGGGAAGGAGATGATGTGGATTTTACTCCCAGTAGCCCATGCCCTGATGATGAGACCAGAACCAACGCCTACTCTGACCTTGGCTCATCTGTATCTTCCAG CGCTGGCCAAACCCCCCGAAAAATGAGGCATGTTTATAACAGCGAGTTACTGGATGTTTACTGCTCACAGTGCTGCAAAAAGATAAATCTCCTCAACGATTTGGAAGCCAGGCtgaaaaacttgaaagcaaacAG CCCTAACAGGAAAATATCAAGCACAGCTTTTGGAAG ACAACTCTTCCACAACAGtaacttcagcagcagcaatggcAGCACAGAAGACTTGTTCAGAGACAGTATAGACTCCTGTGACAATGATATCACTGAAAAG GTAACGTACCTAGAGAAGAAGGTGACAGAACTGGAGAATGACAGCCTGACAAATGGTGACCTGAAGAGCAAACTGAAACAAGAGAACACACAGCTAGTTCACAG AGTTCATGAACTAGAGGAACTATTGAAAGACCAAGAAACATCAGCAGAACAGACCCTGGAAGACGAGATAAAGAGACATAGAGAAGCTTACAGCAAatatgaaaaagagaaaggcacTGAAATCGAACTGCTGAATACAAG GGTTCAGcagctggaagaagaaaatggtGATTTGAAAAGCACTGTCACACGGCTGAAATCCCAAACGGAGAGATTAGATGAG GAAAGGCAACGCATGTCAGACAGGTTGGAGGACACGAGTCTGCGGCTGAAGGATGAGATGGATTTGTACAAGAGAATGATGGACAAGCTGCGGCAGAACAGGCTGGAGTTCAACAAGGAGAGGGAAGCCACACAGGAG CTCATCGAAGACCTGCGGAAGGAACTGGAGCACCTGCAGCTGTACAAGCTGGAATGTGAACGCCCTGGGCGTGGGAGAAGCTCCTCATCCAGCGTGAGCGAGTTCAATGCCAAAACCAGGGAGGTGGAGATGGAGCACGAAATAAAGCGGCTGAAGCAg GAGAATCAGAAACTTCGTGACCAAAATGATGACCTTAATGGACAGATCCTAAGCCTCAGTCTTTATGAAGCTAAAAATCTCTTTGCAACGCAAACAAAAGCCCAGTCACTGGCTGCTGAAATTGATTCTGCATCAAGAGATGAG CTCATGGAAGCCCTCAAAGAGCAGGAAGAGATAAACTACAGATTGCGACAGTATATGGACAAGATCATTCTGGCAATCCTGGACCACAACCCGTCCATCTTGGAAATAAAGAATTGA